A single genomic interval of Brevundimonas diminuta harbors:
- the cyoB gene encoding cytochrome o ubiquinol oxidase subunit I: MNADQLIPLIFGRLTLEALPLHEPILVVTMSVVLLGGLALFGALTYFKLWGYLWKEWFTTVDHKKIGIMYMILGLIMFVRGFADAIMMRLQQAMAFGGSEGYLNAHHYDQIFTAHGVIMIFFVAMPLVTGIMNYVVPLQIGARDVSFPFLNNFSFWMTTAGAVIVMASLFVGEFARTGWLAYPPLSGIGYSPGVGVDYYIWALQIAGVGTTLSGINLIATIVKMRAPGMGMMKMPVFTWTSLCTNVLIVASFPVLTAVLALLTLDRYVGTNFFTNDFGGNPMMYVNLIWIWGHPEVYILILPLFGVFSEIASTFSGKKLFGYTSMVYATVVITILSYLVWLHHFFTMGSGASVNSFFGITTMIISIPTGAKIFNWLFTMYRGRIRFELPMMWLVAFMLTFVIGGMTGVLLAVPPADFVLHNSLFLVAHFHNVIIGGVLFGLFAAINFWWPKAFGFKLDKKWGLISFWCWVPGFWLAFLPLYVLGLMGVTRRMRVFDDPSLQIWFVIAAIGAGVIALGIAAMFIQFAVSIINRDKLRDTTGDPWGGRTLEWATSSPPPAYNFAATPYVHDADAWWDMKKQGYQRPLNGYKAIHMPSNTGAGIIISGLCLVMGLALIWYIWWLAAISFIGVLAVSIGHTFNYKRDYYIPEDEVRATEEARTRALAGTEA, translated from the coding sequence ATGAACGCTGATCAACTCATTCCGCTAATCTTCGGGCGCCTCACGCTTGAGGCTCTGCCGCTGCACGAGCCGATCCTGGTCGTGACCATGTCGGTCGTGCTGTTGGGCGGTCTCGCCCTGTTCGGCGCCCTGACCTATTTCAAGCTGTGGGGCTATCTCTGGAAGGAGTGGTTCACCACCGTGGACCACAAGAAGATCGGGATCATGTACATGATCCTGGGTCTGATCATGTTCGTGCGCGGCTTCGCCGACGCCATCATGATGCGCCTGCAACAGGCGATGGCCTTCGGCGGGTCCGAGGGCTACCTAAACGCGCACCACTATGATCAGATATTCACCGCCCACGGCGTGATCATGATCTTCTTCGTGGCCATGCCGCTGGTGACGGGCATCATGAACTATGTCGTGCCGCTGCAGATCGGCGCGCGCGACGTGTCCTTCCCCTTCCTGAACAACTTCAGCTTCTGGATGACCACGGCCGGCGCCGTCATCGTCATGGCCTCGCTGTTCGTGGGCGAGTTCGCGCGCACAGGCTGGCTGGCCTATCCGCCGCTGTCGGGCATCGGCTACAGCCCCGGCGTCGGGGTCGACTATTACATATGGGCGTTGCAGATCGCGGGGGTGGGCACGACGCTGTCCGGCATCAACCTGATCGCGACCATCGTGAAGATGCGCGCGCCCGGCATGGGCATGATGAAGATGCCGGTCTTCACCTGGACCTCGCTGTGCACCAACGTGCTGATCGTGGCGTCCTTCCCGGTCCTGACCGCCGTCCTGGCCCTGCTGACGCTGGACCGTTACGTCGGCACCAACTTCTTCACGAACGACTTCGGCGGCAATCCGATGATGTACGTGAACCTGATCTGGATCTGGGGTCACCCCGAGGTCTACATCCTGATCCTGCCGCTGTTCGGCGTCTTCTCGGAGATCGCCTCGACCTTCTCGGGCAAGAAGCTGTTCGGCTATACCTCCATGGTCTACGCCACGGTCGTCATCACGATCCTGTCCTACCTGGTCTGGCTGCACCACTTCTTCACCATGGGCTCGGGCGCGTCGGTGAACAGCTTCTTCGGCATCACGACGATGATCATCTCGATCCCGACGGGCGCGAAGATCTTCAACTGGCTGTTCACGATGTACCGCGGGCGCATCCGGTTCGAGCTGCCGATGATGTGGCTGGTCGCCTTCATGCTGACCTTCGTGATCGGCGGGATGACGGGCGTGCTGCTGGCGGTGCCGCCGGCCGACTTTGTGCTGCACAACTCGCTGTTCCTGGTGGCCCACTTCCACAACGTCATCATCGGCGGCGTGCTGTTCGGCCTGTTCGCGGCGATCAACTTCTGGTGGCCCAAGGCCTTCGGCTTCAAGCTGGACAAGAAGTGGGGCCTGATCAGCTTCTGGTGCTGGGTGCCCGGTTTCTGGCTGGCCTTCCTGCCGCTGTACGTGCTGGGCCTGATGGGCGTGACGCGCCGGATGCGGGTGTTCGACGATCCCTCGCTGCAGATCTGGTTCGTCATCGCCGCCATCGGCGCCGGCGTCATCGCCCTGGGCATCGCGGCCATGTTCATCCAGTTCGCCGTGTCGATCATCAACCGCGACAAGCTGCGCGACACGACGGGCGACCCGTGGGGCGGCCGCACGCTGGAGTGGGCGACGTCGTCGCCGCCGCCGGCCTACAACTTCGCCGCCACGCCCTACGTCCATGACGCCGACGCCTGGTGGGATATGAAAAAGCAGGGCTATCAGCGTCCGCTGAACGGCTACAAGGCGATCCACATGCCCTCGAACACCGGGGCGGGGATCATCATCTCGGGCCTGTGCCTGGTGATGGGTTTGGCCTTGATCTGGTACATCTGGTGGCTGGCCGCCATCAGCTTCATCGGGGTGTTGGCCGTCTCGATCGGCCATACCTTCAACTACAAGCGCGACTATTACATCCCCGAGGATGAGGTCCGCGCGACAGAAGAGGCGCGCACCCGCGCCCTGGCCGGAACGGAGGCCTGA
- the cyoA gene encoding ubiquinol oxidase subunit II, producing the protein MRRLRLLLLAPVVALLSACNLVVLNPAGDVASQQGDLLMISTLLMLIIIVPVMGLIVFFAWKYRASNKESEADYRPDWDHSTSLELVIWAAPLMIIICLGALTWAGTHLLDPYRPIDRIKPGQAVEESVEPLQVNVVALDWKWMFIYPQYGVATVNELAAPVDRPIRFHITSSSVMNSFYIPALAGQIYAMPGMETKLHAVINRPGEYEGFSANYSGDGFSHMRFAFHGLDQSGFDQWIAGVRQGGQTLDRDRYLELEKPSEKVPVMRFGAVDGMLWDAILNMCVEPGKMCMGEMMAIDKQGGLSMASVRNTMPLVYDKYAGRGKSPAYFGSNDSYVMTICTPLQAEAAAADRMRRAELDTVAGPTSLERLSGQGLSPAQTPMASLTTLARNPFATGPVPTDVRSAPNA; encoded by the coding sequence TTGCGCCGTCTGCGCCTACTTTTGCTCGCGCCCGTCGTGGCCCTGCTGTCGGCCTGCAACCTGGTCGTCCTCAACCCTGCCGGCGACGTCGCGTCCCAGCAGGGCGATCTGCTGATGATCTCGACCCTGTTGATGCTGATCATCATCGTGCCGGTGATGGGTCTGATCGTCTTCTTCGCCTGGAAGTATCGGGCGTCGAACAAGGAGTCAGAGGCCGACTACCGTCCCGATTGGGATCACTCCACCTCGCTGGAGCTGGTCATCTGGGCCGCGCCGCTGATGATCATCATCTGCCTGGGCGCCCTGACCTGGGCCGGCACCCACCTGCTGGACCCCTACCGTCCTATCGACCGGATCAAGCCGGGCCAGGCCGTCGAGGAAAGCGTCGAGCCGTTGCAGGTCAATGTCGTCGCGCTCGACTGGAAGTGGATGTTCATCTACCCGCAGTACGGCGTCGCCACGGTCAATGAGCTGGCCGCGCCGGTCGACCGTCCGATCCGTTTCCACATCACCTCGTCCTCGGTGATGAACAGCTTCTACATTCCCGCCCTGGCCGGCCAGATCTACGCCATGCCGGGCATGGAGACGAAGCTGCATGCCGTCATCAACCGTCCGGGCGAATACGAAGGCTTCTCGGCCAACTATTCCGGCGACGGCTTCTCGCACATGCGCTTCGCCTTCCACGGTCTGGATCAGTCCGGGTTCGACCAATGGATCGCCGGCGTGCGCCAGGGCGGCCAGACGCTGGACCGCGACCGCTATCTGGAGCTGGAAAAGCCCAGCGAGAAGGTGCCCGTCATGCGCTTTGGCGCCGTGGACGGCATGCTGTGGGACGCGATCCTCAACATGTGCGTCGAGCCGGGCAAGATGTGCATGGGCGAGATGATGGCCATCGACAAACAGGGCGGTCTGTCCATGGCGTCGGTGCGCAACACCATGCCGCTGGTATATGACAAATACGCCGGCCGCGGAAAATCGCCCGCCTACTTCGGCTCCAACGACAGCTACGTCATGACGATCTGCACCCCGTTGCAGGCCGAGGCCGCCGCCGCCGACCGCATGCGCCGCGCCGAACTGGATACGGTCGCCGGACCGACCAGCCTGGAGCGCCTGAGCGGACAAGGGTTGTCGCCGGCCCAAACTCCGATGGCCTCGCTGACGACGCTGGCCCGCAATCCCTTCGCCACGGGGCCGGTTCCGACCGACGTCCGTTCCGCCCCCAACGCCTGA
- a CDS encoding MFS transporter, protein MSASTTPSSESLERDAAALHTGHGKVDAGEIAIGVIIGRTSEFFDFFVYAIASVVVFPQLIFPYAGAVGGTLLSFAVFALAFLARPLGTVLFIAIDRKFGRGAKLTTALLLLGTSTVSVAFIPGYESIGMWAPVLLALTRIGQGVALGGTWDGLASLLALNAPEKKRGWYAMIPQLGAPIGLLVASALFAFFLNTLSAPDFLDWGWRYPFFVAFAINVVALFARLRIVVTPAFQKLFETRELQPTPISQALRDEGPKIAIGAFAPLASFAMFHMVTVFPLSWVFLFTKETPVRFLLIEMVGAVFGLLAILASGILADRYGRRTLLAITAAGIAAFSGFAPQLLNGGPVGELTFMISGFILLGLSFGQASGPVASSFSLTNRYTSSALTSDLAWLFGAGFAPLAALWISSQFGLIAAGAYLLSGAICTLLALWLNRELARSSSDKDRAKTA, encoded by the coding sequence ATGTCCGCCTCGACGACCCCTTCGTCAGAGTCGCTGGAACGCGACGCCGCCGCCCTTCACACGGGTCATGGCAAGGTTGACGCCGGCGAGATCGCCATCGGCGTCATTATCGGCCGAACTTCCGAGTTTTTCGACTTCTTTGTTTACGCCATCGCTTCGGTGGTCGTTTTCCCGCAGTTGATCTTCCCCTATGCCGGCGCGGTGGGCGGCACCCTGCTCTCCTTCGCCGTCTTCGCCCTGGCTTTCCTGGCCCGGCCGCTGGGCACCGTCCTGTTCATCGCCATCGACCGCAAGTTCGGACGCGGCGCCAAGCTGACGACCGCCCTGCTGCTGCTGGGCACCTCCACCGTGTCGGTGGCCTTCATCCCCGGATATGAGAGCATCGGCATGTGGGCGCCGGTGCTGCTGGCCCTGACCCGTATCGGCCAGGGCGTCGCTCTGGGCGGCACCTGGGACGGTCTGGCCTCGCTGCTGGCGCTGAACGCGCCCGAGAAGAAGCGCGGCTGGTACGCCATGATCCCGCAACTCGGCGCGCCCATCGGCCTGCTGGTGGCCTCGGCCCTGTTCGCCTTCTTCCTGAACACGCTGTCGGCCCCTGACTTCCTGGATTGGGGCTGGCGCTATCCGTTCTTCGTGGCCTTCGCCATCAACGTCGTGGCCCTGTTCGCGCGCCTGCGCATCGTGGTGACGCCAGCCTTCCAGAAGCTGTTCGAGACGCGCGAGCTGCAACCCACGCCGATCAGCCAGGCCCTGCGCGACGAAGGCCCCAAGATCGCTATCGGCGCCTTCGCGCCGCTCGCCAGCTTCGCCATGTTCCACATGGTCACCGTCTTCCCCCTGTCGTGGGTGTTTCTGTTCACCAAGGAAACTCCGGTCCGATTCCTGCTGATCGAGATGGTGGGCGCCGTCTTCGGCCTGCTGGCCATCCTCGCATCGGGCATTCTGGCCGACCGCTACGGCCGCCGGACCTTGCTGGCGATCACGGCCGCCGGCATCGCCGCCTTCTCCGGCTTTGCGCCGCAACTGCTGAACGGCGGCCCGGTCGGCGAGCTGACCTTTATGATCTCCGGCTTCATCCTGCTGGGCCTATCGTTCGGCCAGGCCTCTGGCCCGGTGGCCTCCAGCTTCAGCCTGACGAACCGCTACACTTCGTCCGCGCTGACCTCGGACTTGGCCTGGCTGTTCGGCGCGGGCTTTGCGCCCCTCGCGGCCCTGTGGATCTCCAGCCAGTTCGGCCTGATCGCCGCCGGCGCCTATCTGCTGTCGGGCGCGATCTGCACGCTGCTGGCCCTGTGGCTGAACCGCGAACTGGCCCGCAGCTCCTCCGACAAGGACCGCGCCAAGACGGCCTGA
- a CDS encoding TonB-dependent receptor domain-containing protein produces the protein MKMQSKFALMAGAASAVLLISAGAALAQEAPPQSTPAQEAEAAQVEDIVVVGSQIRGASTTAALPVTVVTQEEIIATGAVSGDDLLRSIPQMGDVLFSSANNPQTSNAARGDVNSVNLRSLGVGNTLVLLNGRRIVQHPTSQGTSDTGTVPVLSYNSNAIPVSGLERLEVLLDGAAAIYGADAVAGVVNTVLQQDFDGLEMKAQYGGAEGTHRREFTFGMFAGKDFERGNLSGFLDYINRTAQQASDEPYTASDDRRSLFANVPGYENSTDTDGRSSYTAWANFQTPFQVRRGTTALTTGAGAFHNQPSSFGCTAPVGGDVCLASGNISYSGAGRELRYDGARGTTQSPDIERLNLFVSGHYDLDNGVTAFGELGYYTASTQNIQPPTILLNPLWIPASNYWNPFGPVTFADGTRNPNRLAGLTNVPTAGTAVKLVRYRFNDLGAQVVDVDNWQSRFLGGLRGEWRGFDWESALLYSEAEATDSSNAVNLTALQANLALSTPDAYNPFSGGCVNDTSFGDCTPSSQAAIDAITTDLTRVSKTTLALWDFKLSRADVFALPAGPVGMALGVEARREIQRDDRDADLDGTNVFRDSVSGEISQSNIAAVSSNPDTYGKREVYSAYVEFAVPVVSPEMNIPMVRSLDFQLAGRYEHYSDFGDVAKPKIAMAWDLVEGVRVRGSYSEGFRAPNLEQTNAAQYGRLSTNNDYIRCEADLRLGRITNFNQCSQPASASLLVSGNPELQPEESTNQSIGLVLQPWFIPEQFGRFTFTLDRWKIEQEKIVGLLGAQSNVVLDYLNILNGTRNDNVNRAAVTADDIAFFQGSGISPVGQIVSVEDQFINLLPQTVEGLDIGLQWRLRGTPWGNFRASVNAAHLTKFDRSPGPLVESLFAAREAGQINANTPLPISQTLLARNGRPEWRVTGSFTWSQGPWQVGAFTQYNSAVTETGFLSAQGDPWQVDSQITGNLYGQYEFGDNAGFASGTTVRLGARNITDEQPPLTSSGYLGALYNPYGRYWYANISKTF, from the coding sequence ATGAAGATGCAATCCAAGTTCGCACTGATGGCGGGCGCGGCCTCGGCTGTCCTGCTGATCTCGGCGGGAGCGGCTCTGGCTCAGGAGGCCCCGCCTCAATCCACTCCAGCGCAGGAGGCTGAGGCGGCGCAGGTCGAGGACATCGTCGTCGTCGGCTCCCAGATTCGCGGCGCCTCCACCACGGCGGCTCTGCCGGTGACCGTCGTCACGCAGGAAGAAATCATCGCGACCGGGGCCGTCAGCGGTGATGATCTGCTGCGGTCCATTCCCCAGATGGGCGATGTGCTGTTCTCCAGCGCCAACAATCCTCAAACCTCGAACGCCGCGCGAGGCGACGTCAACTCGGTCAATCTGCGCTCTCTCGGGGTCGGTAACACCCTGGTGCTCTTGAACGGGCGTCGGATCGTTCAGCACCCCACCAGCCAGGGGACGTCAGACACCGGCACGGTGCCGGTGCTCAGCTACAACTCCAACGCCATTCCCGTCTCAGGGCTGGAGCGGTTGGAGGTTCTGCTGGACGGCGCCGCCGCCATCTATGGCGCGGATGCGGTCGCGGGCGTCGTGAACACTGTGCTTCAGCAGGATTTCGATGGCTTGGAGATGAAGGCCCAGTACGGCGGCGCCGAGGGCACGCATCGCCGAGAATTCACCTTCGGTATGTTCGCAGGCAAGGATTTCGAGCGGGGCAATCTGTCGGGCTTCCTCGACTACATCAACCGCACCGCCCAGCAGGCCAGCGACGAACCCTATACCGCCTCTGACGACCGCCGCAGCCTGTTCGCCAACGTACCGGGCTATGAGAATTCGACCGACACCGATGGGCGCTCTTCCTATACAGCCTGGGCCAACTTCCAGACACCATTCCAGGTCCGACGGGGCACGACTGCTCTGACGACCGGCGCCGGCGCCTTCCACAATCAGCCTTCCAGCTTCGGCTGCACCGCGCCGGTTGGGGGTGATGTTTGCCTGGCCAGCGGCAATATCAGCTACAGCGGCGCTGGCCGCGAGTTGCGCTATGACGGGGCGCGGGGCACCACCCAATCGCCGGATATCGAACGGTTGAACCTGTTCGTGTCGGGTCACTACGATCTCGACAACGGCGTCACGGCCTTTGGCGAACTCGGCTATTACACGGCATCGACCCAAAACATTCAGCCGCCGACCATCCTGCTGAACCCGCTCTGGATCCCAGCCAGCAACTACTGGAATCCGTTTGGCCCCGTCACCTTTGCCGACGGCACGCGCAATCCCAATCGTCTCGCTGGCCTGACAAACGTCCCCACAGCCGGGACGGCCGTTAAGCTGGTTCGGTATCGCTTCAATGATCTGGGCGCCCAAGTGGTGGATGTCGACAACTGGCAGTCCCGATTCCTGGGCGGCCTGCGGGGCGAATGGCGCGGCTTCGATTGGGAAAGCGCGCTGTTGTATTCGGAAGCCGAGGCCACCGACAGCTCGAACGCTGTCAATCTGACCGCGCTTCAGGCCAATCTCGCCCTGTCGACGCCCGACGCCTACAATCCGTTCAGCGGCGGCTGTGTGAACGATACCAGCTTCGGCGATTGCACGCCCAGTTCTCAGGCCGCGATCGACGCCATCACGACCGACCTGACGCGGGTCTCCAAGACAACGCTGGCGCTGTGGGACTTCAAGCTCAGTCGTGCGGATGTCTTCGCGTTACCGGCCGGACCTGTCGGTATGGCCCTGGGCGTCGAGGCGCGTCGGGAAATTCAGCGTGACGACCGCGACGCCGATCTGGACGGCACCAACGTCTTCCGCGACAGCGTGTCGGGCGAGATCAGCCAGTCCAACATTGCGGCGGTCAGCTCAAACCCCGATACCTACGGCAAGCGCGAGGTCTATTCGGCCTATGTCGAGTTCGCTGTGCCTGTCGTTTCGCCCGAGATGAACATTCCGATGGTTCGCAGTCTCGATTTCCAACTGGCCGGCCGATACGAGCACTATTCCGACTTCGGCGATGTGGCCAAGCCCAAGATCGCCATGGCCTGGGACCTGGTCGAAGGCGTGCGCGTCCGGGGCTCGTATTCCGAGGGTTTCCGCGCCCCGAACCTGGAACAGACCAACGCGGCGCAATACGGGCGTCTGTCGACCAATAACGATTACATCCGCTGTGAGGCCGATCTGCGCCTGGGTCGGATCACCAACTTCAACCAATGTTCGCAACCCGCCAGCGCCTCGCTGCTGGTGTCGGGCAATCCCGAGCTTCAGCCCGAGGAAAGCACCAATCAGTCCATCGGCCTGGTTTTGCAGCCCTGGTTCATTCCCGAGCAGTTCGGCCGGTTCACCTTCACGCTGGACCGCTGGAAGATCGAGCAGGAGAAGATCGTCGGTCTGCTGGGCGCGCAGTCGAACGTCGTGCTGGACTATCTGAACATCTTGAACGGCACGCGGAACGACAACGTCAACCGTGCGGCGGTGACGGCCGACGACATCGCCTTCTTCCAAGGCAGCGGGATTAGCCCTGTCGGACAGATCGTTTCGGTCGAAGATCAGTTCATCAATCTGCTGCCACAGACGGTGGAGGGGCTCGACATCGGTCTTCAGTGGCGGCTGCGCGGCACGCCGTGGGGCAACTTCCGCGCCAGCGTGAATGCGGCGCACCTGACGAAGTTCGATCGTTCTCCCGGCCCCTTGGTCGAGTCGCTGTTCGCAGCGCGTGAAGCCGGCCAGATCAATGCGAACACGCCGCTGCCGATCTCTCAGACCCTGTTGGCTCGCAACGGCCGGCCGGAATGGCGGGTGACGGGCTCGTTCACCTGGTCGCAAGGGCCATGGCAGGTGGGCGCATTCACCCAATACAACAGCGCCGTCACCGAAACCGGCTTCCTCAGCGCCCAAGGCGATCCCTGGCAGGTCGATAGCCAGATCACTGGCAATCTGTATGGTCAGTATGAGTTCGGCGACAACGCCGGCTTTGCGTCCGGCACAACGGTTCGACTGGGGGCGCGCAACATCACTGACGAGCAGCCGCCGTTGACTTCGTCGGGCTATCTGGGTGCGCTCTACAATCCCTACGGCCGCTACTGGTACGCCAACATCTCCAAGACGTTCTAA
- a CDS encoding dicarboxylate/amino acid:cation symporter, giving the protein MSVPSEAAPVVRRPFYRHLYFQVLIAIALGALIGHFWPTFGESLKPLGDGFIKLVKMVIAPVIFLTIVTGIAGMRDLGSVGRVAAKAFAYFLVFSTLALIVGLIIANLVRPGHGLNIDPATLNAGAVEQYAAAAHESTIVGFLMGVIPDTLVSAFSTGNILQVLFVSILFGLALALVGERARPVVDLFETLSLAVFKLVAIVMKAAPIGAFGAFAFTIGAYGIASIANLAALIVTFYVTAIIFVVGVLGLVGVANGFNILKLIRYLKEELLLVLGTSSSEAALPSLISKMERAGAAKSVVGLVVPTGYSFNLDGTNIYMTMAALFIAQALNIELTIWQQITLLLVAMLSSKGAAGITGAGFITLAATLSVVPDVPVAGMALILGIDRFMSECRALTNFIGNAVATIVVARWENALDRDALKAALDGHPLPVAALPDPAAGPGDDLVLAKD; this is encoded by the coding sequence ATCTCAGTCCCGTCAGAGGCCGCGCCGGTCGTTCGCCGGCCGTTCTATCGCCACCTGTATTTCCAGGTGCTGATCGCCATCGCGCTCGGCGCACTTATCGGGCACTTCTGGCCGACATTCGGCGAAAGCCTGAAGCCGCTGGGCGACGGATTCATCAAACTGGTGAAGATGGTGATCGCGCCGGTGATTTTCCTGACCATCGTGACCGGCATCGCCGGCATGCGTGATCTTGGCAGCGTCGGTCGCGTCGCCGCCAAGGCTTTCGCCTACTTCCTGGTCTTCTCGACTCTGGCTCTGATCGTGGGCCTGATCATCGCCAATCTAGTGCGTCCGGGCCATGGCTTGAACATCGACCCGGCGACGTTGAACGCCGGCGCGGTCGAGCAGTATGCGGCGGCCGCGCACGAGAGCACGATCGTCGGCTTCCTGATGGGCGTCATTCCCGACACGCTGGTCAGCGCCTTCTCGACCGGCAACATCCTGCAGGTTCTGTTCGTGTCGATCCTGTTTGGCCTCGCCCTGGCGTTGGTGGGAGAGCGGGCCCGGCCGGTGGTCGACCTGTTCGAGACCCTCAGCCTTGCCGTGTTCAAGCTGGTCGCTATCGTGATGAAGGCTGCGCCCATCGGCGCCTTCGGGGCCTTCGCCTTTACGATCGGCGCCTATGGCATCGCATCGATCGCCAATCTGGCCGCCTTGATCGTGACCTTCTACGTCACCGCGATCATCTTCGTCGTGGGCGTGCTGGGTCTGGTGGGCGTCGCCAACGGCTTCAACATTCTCAAGCTGATCCGTTACCTCAAGGAAGAGCTTCTGCTGGTGCTGGGCACTTCCAGTTCAGAGGCGGCCCTGCCCAGCCTGATCTCCAAGATGGAACGCGCGGGCGCCGCCAAGTCGGTCGTAGGCCTGGTCGTGCCGACCGGCTATTCGTTCAATCTGGACGGCACCAACATCTATATGACGATGGCGGCTCTGTTCATTGCTCAGGCGCTGAACATCGAACTCACCATTTGGCAGCAGATCACGCTTCTGCTGGTCGCCATGCTCAGCTCAAAAGGCGCAGCGGGCATCACGGGCGCGGGCTTCATCACCCTGGCGGCGACCCTGTCGGTCGTGCCGGATGTGCCAGTCGCCGGCATGGCGCTGATCCTGGGCATCGATCGCTTCATGAGCGAATGCCGGGCCCTGACCAACTTCATCGGCAACGCCGTGGCCACCATCGTCGTGGCCCGCTGGGAAAACGCGCTGGATCGCGACGCCCTGAAGGCCGCGCTGGACGGACATCCCTTGCCGGTGGCGGCGCTGCCTGACCCTGCGGCGGGGCCTGGAGACGATCTGGTTCTCGCCAAGGACTGA
- a CDS encoding ATP-binding protein, with translation MIAALAAFGAGEVARRDAKIELARQTEAAAALHAAVLRSELEKHRSLPLALASDPDIAALLSAPQTAKGDAVSLKLETLARQTRAAAIYIIDASGRTRAASNWRLPTSFVGADYGFRPYFINAMRQGQAEFFALGTVSGRPGLYLARRVHGSSGSAVGVVVVKVEFAALEAEWRASGEPAYVVDPGGVVLITSVPAWRFRTTEALDERRRRLTLTDQTLQPEALRPLPFVTPPNDRPRLIQAPVDGREQRWMHAAIPTETPGWTLHLLSPDRGSIGTAVATARALAALIVTLLAGVIVVLLRRRHQALVRARAEEEARLELERLINERTHELRNANAALNRQIEERRQAETARELLRDELVQASKLAALGQIVASVAHEINQPVAAIQTQAETAGVLLDRDDPAKARGALMRISDLTQRIGAITEGLRVFSRKSDPKLGIVRLEDAIHGALLLTRGRLDEGGVELIREGDADVTVRADRFRLEQVIVNLVKNASEALEGCDRPRLTLKVSRDKDRVRLSITDNGPGVPPAVRAQLFTPFVTTRANGLGLGLVICRDLIAGFGGELDLVDEDIGATFVATLRIA, from the coding sequence ATGATCGCAGCCTTGGCGGCTTTCGGCGCAGGCGAGGTCGCTCGGCGTGACGCTAAGATCGAACTGGCTCGGCAGACAGAGGCCGCCGCCGCCCTGCACGCGGCCGTGCTACGCAGCGAACTGGAGAAGCACCGCTCCCTACCGCTGGCGTTGGCGAGCGATCCCGACATCGCCGCCCTGCTGAGCGCCCCGCAGACTGCCAAAGGCGATGCTGTCAGCCTTAAACTAGAGACTTTGGCGCGTCAGACACGAGCGGCCGCCATCTATATCATCGACGCCAGCGGACGAACCCGCGCTGCCAGCAACTGGCGCCTGCCGACCAGTTTCGTCGGCGCCGACTATGGGTTTCGCCCCTATTTCATCAACGCCATGCGCCAGGGCCAGGCGGAATTCTTCGCCTTGGGCACCGTGTCCGGCCGACCCGGACTCTATCTGGCGCGGCGTGTTCACGGGTCGAGCGGCTCCGCCGTGGGCGTCGTCGTGGTCAAGGTCGAGTTCGCCGCTCTCGAGGCCGAATGGCGCGCGTCTGGTGAGCCGGCCTATGTTGTCGACCCCGGCGGCGTCGTGCTGATCACCAGCGTGCCGGCATGGCGTTTCCGCACCACAGAAGCGCTGGACGAACGTCGGCGGAGGCTGACATTGACCGATCAGACGCTTCAACCCGAGGCGTTGCGCCCCCTCCCCTTCGTAACGCCGCCCAACGATCGGCCGCGTCTGATCCAGGCTCCAGTCGACGGCCGCGAGCAGCGCTGGATGCATGCGGCGATCCCAACGGAAACGCCCGGCTGGACTCTGCACCTGCTGTCGCCGGATCGTGGATCCATTGGGACGGCCGTCGCAACCGCGCGGGCGCTTGCGGCCCTGATCGTCACCCTGCTGGCAGGCGTCATCGTCGTGCTCCTGCGTCGTCGCCATCAGGCCCTTGTCCGCGCCCGTGCCGAGGAAGAGGCGCGGCTGGAACTGGAGAGGCTGATCAACGAACGCACCCACGAGCTTCGTAACGCCAACGCCGCCCTAAATCGCCAGATCGAGGAACGCCGCCAAGCCGAGACCGCACGCGAACTGTTGCGTGACGAGTTGGTTCAAGCCAGCAAACTCGCCGCACTGGGGCAGATCGTCGCCAGCGTGGCGCACGAGATCAATCAACCGGTCGCCGCCATCCAGACCCAGGCAGAGACCGCCGGCGTTTTGCTTGACCGCGACGATCCCGCCAAGGCGCGAGGGGCGCTGATGCGGATCAGCGACCTGACCCAGCGCATCGGCGCCATCACCGAAGGCCTGAGGGTCTTTTCTAGAAAGTCAGATCCCAAACTCGGCATCGTCCGTCTGGAGGACGCGATCCACGGCGCTCTGCTGTTAACGCGCGGCCGATTGGACGAGGGCGGCGTCGAACTGATCCGCGAAGGCGACGCAGACGTCACAGTACGCGCCGATCGCTTTCGTCTGGAACAGGTGATCGTCAATCTGGTCAAGAACGCCTCAGAAGCGCTGGAAGGCTGCGATCGGCCACGACTAACGCTGAAGGTCTCGCGCGATAAGGACCGTGTTCGATTGAGCATTACCGACAATGGTCCAGGCGTCCCGCCCGCTGTGCGCGCCCAACTGTTCACGCCCTTTGTCACCACACGCGCAAATGGGCTCGGCCTGGGTCTGGTCATCTGTCGAGATCTGATCGCCGGGTTCGGTGGCGAGCTCGACTTGGTCGACGAGGACATCGGAGCGACCTTTGTCGCCACGTTGAGGATCGCATGA